Proteins from a single region of Allocatelliglobosispora scoriae:
- a CDS encoding VOC family protein: MTHAPGTPSWVDLGTSDLEAATTFYTELFGWTAHVSPEPEAQGYTIFNLDGTPAAGAGPLFSPDQPSAWSVYLATDDADETAERVVRAGGSIAMAPFDVMGFGRMAVFLDPSGGAFSVWQGGSMPGADVLGEPGSFGWTELNTRDLAGSKRFYGAVFGWTADDQQFGPRPYTTFRLDGTAVAGMMPLDADVPEQVPPHWMPYFVVEDCDDSAALAEKLGGTVKGKPAEIPTGRFAGILDPQGAAFIIITPQR, translated from the coding sequence ATGACCCACGCACCAGGTACGCCGAGCTGGGTAGACCTCGGCACCAGCGATCTCGAAGCCGCCACGACGTTCTACACCGAACTCTTCGGCTGGACGGCGCACGTCTCCCCCGAGCCGGAGGCGCAGGGATACACGATCTTCAACCTGGACGGCACACCGGCCGCCGGGGCCGGACCGCTCTTCTCCCCCGATCAGCCGAGTGCGTGGTCGGTCTACCTCGCCACCGACGACGCCGACGAGACCGCCGAACGCGTGGTCAGGGCCGGTGGCTCGATCGCGATGGCACCCTTCGACGTGATGGGTTTCGGCCGGATGGCGGTCTTCCTCGACCCGTCCGGTGGCGCCTTCTCGGTCTGGCAGGGCGGCTCGATGCCCGGCGCCGACGTGCTCGGCGAGCCCGGCAGCTTCGGCTGGACCGAGCTCAACACCCGCGACCTCGCCGGGTCGAAAAGGTTCTACGGCGCGGTCTTCGGCTGGACCGCCGATGACCAGCAGTTCGGGCCGAGGCCCTACACCACCTTCCGCCTGGACGGCACGGCCGTGGCCGGGATGATGCCGCTCGATGCCGACGTGCCCGAGCAGGTGCCGCCGCACTGGATGCCGTATTTCGTGGTCGAGGACTGCGACGACAGCGCGGCCCTGGCCGAGAAGCTCGGCGGGACGGTGAAGGGCAAGCCGGCGGAGATCCCGACGGGCCGCTTCGCCGGGATCCTGGACCCGCAGGGTGCCGCCTTCATCATCATCACGCCGCAGCGCTGA
- the metE gene encoding 5-methyltetrahydropteroyltriglutamate--homocysteine S-methyltransferase: protein MQTPFPPSTVLGYPRIGPHRELKKALESHWDGTIGADELAKTARELREQTWLRLRDLGLGAVPSNTFSYYDQVLDTAVLLGAVPARYRALPPGDAYFAMARGTQGVAPLRMTKWFDTNYHYIVPEIDATSPFRLDAAKVLDEVREARELGIETRPVIVGPVTFLSLAQAAPGGPAGFAPLDRLGDVVAVYAELLAALHAEGVSWVQLDEPILVTDLDAAVLAGVRAAYTRLGDRTARPRLLVAAPFGELGEALPVLASTAIDAVGLDLVRGRVPADLGLLAGKTVVAGVVSGRDIWRTHLGSAAATLRAVRAQIEHVVVATSCSLQHVPYDLALEDGLDDELRERLAFAEQKVAEIVSLADAPARAPQGAPETSAPARGVTERSEGAPQGAPVTADSAGGKAVPTARSPYAVRAAAQAAHLRLPALPVTTIGSFPQTPELRAARTGLVGGSLPAADYDRRVRAEIERAIRLQERLGVDVLVHGEPERNDMVQFFAERLDGFAVTKHGWVQSYGSRCTRPPILHGEVKRPAPMTVELAAYAQSLTDKPVKGMLTGPVTITAWSFVRRDVPLGDLLDQVGAAIRDEVADLEAAGIGIIQVDEPALRELLPLRRAEQAEYLAWAVGAYRVATSGAADRTQIHTHLCYSNAAEVLDAIDALDADVTTIESARSHGTILGVSGLPDFARGLGPGVYDIHSPRVPGVEEVEKLIAAALAVLPADRVWVNPDCGLKTRTYPQVEAALTHVVRAAARQRLRLAAA from the coding sequence GTGCAGACGCCCTTTCCCCCTTCGACCGTGCTCGGCTACCCGAGGATCGGGCCGCACCGCGAGCTCAAGAAGGCCCTGGAATCCCACTGGGACGGCACCATCGGCGCGGACGAGCTCGCGAAAACCGCCCGGGAGCTGCGAGAACAGACGTGGCTGCGGCTGCGCGACCTCGGGCTCGGCGCGGTGCCGTCCAACACCTTCTCCTACTACGACCAGGTGCTCGACACCGCCGTGCTGCTCGGCGCGGTTCCCGCTCGCTACCGGGCGCTGCCGCCGGGCGACGCCTACTTCGCGATGGCCCGGGGGACCCAGGGGGTGGCGCCGCTGCGGATGACGAAGTGGTTCGACACGAACTACCACTACATCGTGCCGGAGATCGACGCGACCAGCCCGTTCCGGCTCGACGCCGCCAAGGTGCTCGACGAGGTCCGCGAGGCCCGGGAGCTGGGGATCGAGACCCGGCCGGTGATAGTGGGGCCGGTGACGTTCCTGTCGCTGGCACAGGCGGCGCCGGGCGGTCCGGCCGGCTTCGCGCCGCTGGACCGACTCGGGGACGTGGTGGCGGTCTATGCCGAGCTCCTCGCCGCACTGCACGCCGAGGGGGTGTCGTGGGTGCAGCTCGACGAGCCGATCCTCGTCACCGACCTCGACGCCGCGGTGCTGGCGGGGGTGCGGGCGGCGTACACCCGGCTGGGAGACCGCACCGCGCGGCCGCGACTGCTCGTCGCCGCGCCCTTCGGCGAGCTCGGCGAGGCGCTGCCGGTGCTCGCGAGCACCGCGATCGACGCCGTGGGGCTGGACCTCGTGCGCGGACGGGTCCCCGCCGACCTGGGACTGCTCGCGGGCAAGACGGTCGTCGCGGGGGTGGTGTCGGGGCGGGACATCTGGCGTACCCACCTGGGAAGCGCGGCGGCGACGCTGCGCGCGGTGCGCGCGCAGATCGAGCACGTCGTGGTCGCGACGTCCTGCTCGCTGCAGCACGTGCCCTATGACCTGGCACTGGAGGACGGCCTCGACGACGAGCTGCGCGAGCGGCTCGCCTTCGCCGAGCAGAAGGTCGCCGAGATCGTCTCCCTCGCCGACGCGCCGGCCCGAGCCCCGCAGGGCGCGCCGGAAACCTCCGCGCCGGCACGAGGAGTGACCGAGCGAAGCGAGGGAGCCCCGCAGGGCGCGCCAGTGACAGCAGACAGTGCCGGTGGAAAGGCCGTCCCCACCGCGCGCAGCCCCTATGCCGTGCGGGCCGCCGCGCAAGCCGCGCACCTGCGGCTGCCCGCGCTGCCGGTGACGACGATCGGCTCCTTCCCGCAGACGCCCGAACTGCGCGCGGCCCGGACCGGTCTCGTCGGCGGTTCGCTGCCGGCGGCGGACTACGACCGCCGGGTCCGCGCCGAGATCGAGCGGGCCATCCGGCTGCAGGAGCGGCTCGGTGTGGACGTGCTGGTCCACGGCGAGCCGGAGCGCAACGACATGGTGCAGTTCTTCGCCGAGCGGCTCGACGGTTTCGCGGTGACGAAGCACGGCTGGGTGCAGTCCTACGGCTCGCGCTGCACCCGGCCGCCGATCCTGCACGGCGAGGTGAAGCGGCCCGCACCGATGACGGTCGAGCTCGCCGCCTATGCCCAGTCGCTCACGGACAAGCCGGTCAAGGGCATGCTCACCGGTCCGGTGACGATCACGGCGTGGTCGTTCGTGCGCCGCGACGTGCCGCTCGGCGACCTGCTCGACCAGGTCGGCGCGGCGATCCGCGACGAGGTGGCGGACCTGGAGGCGGCCGGGATCGGCATCATCCAGGTCGACGAGCCGGCCCTGCGCGAGCTGCTGCCGCTGCGCCGGGCCGAGCAGGCGGAGTACCTCGCCTGGGCCGTCGGTGCCTACCGCGTCGCGACCTCGGGTGCGGCGGACCGGACGCAGATCCACACGCATCTGTGCTACTCCAACGCGGCCGAGGTGCTCGACGCCATCGACGCGCTCGACGCCGACGTGACGACGATCGAGTCGGCCCGCTCGCACGGCACGATCCTCGGCGTCTCCGGGCTGCCGGACTTCGCCCGCGGTCTCGGGCCGGGGGTCTACGACATCCACTCGCCGCGCGTACCCGGCGTCGAGGAGGTCGAGAAGCTGATCGCGGCGGCGCTCGCCGTGCTCCCCGCCGACCGCGTCTGGGTCAACCCCGACTGCGGCCTGAAGACACGAACGTATCCGCAGGTGGAGGCCGCTCTGACGCATGTGGTCCGGGCCGCCGCCCGTCAGCGCCTGCGGCTCGCCGCCGCCTGA
- a CDS encoding LysR family transcriptional regulator, whose product MLPGPSLRDIGCFALVARRLSFSRAAVELGLSQPAVSQAVARLERVLGLRLLVRTSREVELTEAGRTLLARAEVLLEQAAAFTVEATRLAQPANRIIRLAYAPLVGGFAASVARRLLHRKPEIEVELRAAGWSAATADLTQANVSAALMSTPFPPGFASTARFHLPITHLAVPARDPLATTTRVRLDQLLKYELLVPRTLRSSVTAGLPGPHQPRLVAIDDDLAAGLDLVAAGRGVLPVPQLLAGTIRRPDLVFVPLDAGDLRITFGLVWPPERATPEVIALVQTVQESLRSR is encoded by the coding sequence GTGCTTCCCGGGCCCTCGCTGCGCGACATCGGCTGCTTCGCGCTGGTCGCCCGCCGGTTGAGCTTCTCCCGGGCCGCCGTCGAGCTGGGCCTGTCGCAGCCCGCCGTCAGCCAGGCAGTCGCCCGGCTGGAGCGGGTTCTCGGCCTGCGACTGCTCGTGCGCACCAGCCGGGAGGTCGAGCTCACCGAGGCCGGGCGTACCCTGCTCGCCCGGGCGGAGGTGCTGCTGGAGCAGGCGGCGGCGTTCACCGTGGAGGCGACGCGGCTCGCCCAGCCCGCCAACCGGATCATTCGCCTCGCTTATGCCCCGCTCGTCGGCGGCTTCGCCGCGTCGGTCGCCCGGCGGCTGCTGCACCGCAAGCCCGAGATCGAGGTGGAGCTGCGGGCGGCGGGGTGGAGCGCGGCCACCGCCGACCTCACCCAGGCCAACGTCTCGGCGGCGCTGATGAGCACGCCCTTCCCGCCGGGGTTCGCCTCCACCGCCCGGTTCCACCTGCCGATCACGCACCTCGCCGTCCCGGCCCGGGATCCGCTCGCCACCACCACGCGGGTGCGCCTGGACCAGCTCCTCAAATACGAGCTGCTGGTCCCGCGTACCCTCCGGTCGAGCGTGACCGCCGGACTGCCGGGACCGCACCAGCCGCGGCTCGTCGCGATCGACGACGATCTCGCCGCCGGGCTGGACCTGGTGGCGGCGGGCCGGGGCGTGCTGCCCGTGCCGCAGCTGCTCGCCGGGACGATCCGCCGTCCGGACCTCGTCTTCGTGCCCCTCGACGCCGGTGACCTGCGCATCACGTTCGGCCTGGTCTGGCCGCCGGAGCGGGCCACGCCCGAGGTGATCGCGCTCGTGCAGACGGTCCAGGAAAGTTTGCGGTCCCGCTGA
- a CDS encoding ThuA domain-containing protein: MRFSPLRLIGVAATGALLATALVGVPASAADPAYKVMVFSKTAGFRHDSIAVGTQAIRDLGAANNFTVTATEDAATFTTANLAQFRAVVFLNTTGDVLNAAQQTAFESYINGGGGYVGVHAAADTEYDWPYYGTLVGAWFLSHPAIQQVTARVEDRTHPATSHLGTTWVRTDELYNYRTNPRANVRVLINLDESTYSGGTMGDHPIAWCHSQSSGRSFYTGLGHTQASYAEAAFRAHLLGGIRYAAGVATANCSPATGRPPVTVEGEAFTSTGGVQVANHAPASGGKTMGYIENNDWAGFSSISTVGRTGFSARISSAGAGGTIRIRSGSQTGTILGTVTVPNTGGWETFQTVTTTLTGTGTGPIFLTFTGGSGSLFDVDTFTITG; this comes from the coding sequence ATGCGTTTCTCACCGCTCCGGTTGATCGGGGTCGCCGCGACAGGCGCCCTGCTCGCCACGGCCCTCGTCGGCGTGCCCGCGTCGGCGGCCGACCCGGCTTACAAGGTCATGGTCTTCTCCAAGACCGCGGGCTTCCGGCACGACTCGATCGCGGTCGGCACCCAGGCCATCCGCGACCTCGGCGCGGCCAACAACTTCACCGTCACCGCCACGGAGGACGCGGCCACCTTCACCACGGCCAACCTGGCCCAGTTCCGGGCGGTCGTCTTCCTCAACACCACCGGTGACGTGCTCAACGCGGCGCAGCAGACCGCGTTCGAGAGCTACATCAACGGCGGCGGCGGCTACGTCGGCGTGCACGCCGCGGCCGACACGGAGTACGACTGGCCCTATTACGGCACGCTGGTCGGCGCCTGGTTCCTGTCCCACCCGGCGATCCAGCAGGTCACGGCCCGGGTCGAGGACCGGACCCACCCGGCCACGAGCCACCTCGGCACGACGTGGGTACGCACCGACGAGCTCTACAACTACCGCACCAACCCCCGTGCCAACGTGCGGGTGCTGATCAACCTCGACGAGAGCACCTACAGCGGCGGCACCATGGGCGACCACCCGATCGCCTGGTGCCACTCGCAGAGCAGCGGCCGGTCGTTCTACACCGGACTCGGCCACACCCAGGCGTCCTATGCGGAGGCTGCCTTCCGGGCGCACCTGCTCGGCGGCATCCGCTACGCGGCCGGTGTGGCCACCGCCAACTGCTCGCCCGCCACCGGTCGTCCCCCGGTGACCGTGGAGGGTGAGGCGTTCACGTCGACCGGCGGCGTACAGGTCGCCAACCACGCTCCCGCGAGCGGCGGCAAGACCATGGGCTACATCGAGAACAACGACTGGGCCGGATTCTCCTCGATCAGCACGGTCGGCCGGACCGGCTTCTCGGCGCGGATCTCGTCGGCCGGTGCCGGCGGCACGATCCGGATCCGTTCGGGCTCGCAGACGGGCACGATCCTCGGCACGGTCACCGTACCGAACACGGGCGGCTGGGAAACCTTCCAGACGGTCACGACGACGCTGACGGGGACCGGAACGGGTCCGATCTTCCTCACCTTCACCGGCGGATCAGGCTCCCTCTTCGACGTCGACACCTTCACCATCACCGGCTGA
- a CDS encoding YeiH family protein, whose protein sequence is MTAEITTADDTDLPDEAPVARAPWPWTALGLVVVLGLAWGTRWLDHHIPIETKQTSYGKYLAAIEYPVYAIALGLLGNLILTLTRLRDRLSGAFRTEFFIKTGLVLLGASINISLIWSAAGPAILQAVLLISTIFLFTWWLGGVFGLDPKLRALLSAAVSICGVSAAIAAAGAVKAKREQLAYTASLVIVFALPAIFILPWLADVFGLGDVVAGAWIGGNIDTTAAVTAAGTLAGETSLKIATIVKTTQNALLGIVAVALTAYFAFKVEKSADTPRPGLRALWDRFPKFVLGFIAASAIGTWYLNAATNAAEAKAAIGVVNDLRIWFLVLAFISIGLEFRAAPLREAGWRPIAVFASATVANLAVGLALASIIFADFTP, encoded by the coding sequence ATGACCGCCGAGATCACCACCGCCGACGACACCGACCTTCCCGACGAGGCACCCGTCGCCCGGGCTCCCTGGCCCTGGACCGCGCTCGGCCTCGTCGTCGTCCTCGGGCTCGCCTGGGGCACCCGGTGGCTCGACCACCACATCCCGATCGAGACCAAGCAGACGAGCTACGGCAAGTACCTCGCCGCGATCGAGTACCCCGTCTACGCCATCGCGCTGGGCCTGCTCGGCAACCTGATCCTGACCCTGACCAGACTGCGGGACCGGCTCTCCGGCGCGTTCCGGACCGAGTTCTTCATCAAGACCGGCCTCGTCCTGCTCGGCGCCTCGATCAACATCAGCCTCATCTGGAGCGCGGCGGGCCCGGCGATCCTGCAGGCGGTCCTGCTGATCAGCACGATCTTCCTCTTCACCTGGTGGCTGGGCGGCGTCTTCGGGCTCGATCCGAAGCTGCGCGCCCTGCTGTCGGCCGCCGTCTCGATCTGCGGCGTCAGCGCGGCGATCGCCGCAGCCGGTGCGGTCAAGGCGAAGCGGGAGCAGCTCGCCTACACGGCGAGCCTGGTGATCGTCTTCGCACTGCCCGCGATCTTCATCCTGCCGTGGCTCGCCGACGTCTTCGGGCTCGGCGACGTGGTCGCCGGTGCCTGGATCGGCGGCAACATCGACACCACGGCCGCCGTCACCGCCGCCGGTACGCTCGCCGGCGAGACCTCGTTGAAGATCGCGACGATCGTCAAGACCACGCAGAACGCCCTGCTCGGCATCGTCGCGGTGGCGTTGACCGCCTACTTCGCGTTCAAGGTGGAGAAGAGCGCCGACACCCCGCGCCCCGGCCTGCGCGCCCTGTGGGACCGGTTCCCCAAGTTCGTCCTGGGCTTCATCGCGGCCTCGGCGATCGGCACCTGGTACCTCAACGCGGCGACGAACGCCGCCGAGGCGAAGGCGGCGATCGGGGTCGTCAACGACCTGCGGATCTGGTTCCTGGTGCTCGCCTTCATCAGCATCGGCCTGGAGTTCCGGGCGGCACCGCTGCGCGAGGCGGGCTGGCGGCCCATCGCCGTCTTCGCCAGCGCCACGGTCGCCAACCTCGCCGTCGGCCTCGCGCTGGCGTCGATCATCTTCGCCGACTTCACCCCGTAA
- a CDS encoding ArsR/SmtB family transcription factor, with amino-acid sequence MHAFDVLGDPVRRRILELLAAGEQTSGALTATVQAEFGISQPGVSLHLRVLRENGFATVRADGTRRLYAIDPAPLREIDAWLDGFRGFWEQRLDALGTELARGRRERRRAEAAPTAITAAPTAITKTEEAA; translated from the coding sequence ATGCACGCGTTCGATGTCCTGGGGGACCCGGTCCGGCGCCGGATCCTGGAGCTGCTCGCCGCCGGTGAGCAGACCTCCGGCGCGCTCACCGCGACGGTTCAGGCGGAGTTCGGGATCAGCCAGCCGGGGGTCTCGCTCCACCTGCGCGTGCTGCGGGAGAACGGGTTCGCGACCGTTCGTGCCGACGGCACCCGCCGCCTCTACGCCATCGACCCCGCGCCACTGCGGGAGATCGACGCGTGGCTCGACGGCTTCCGGGGCTTCTGGGAGCAGCGCCTCGATGCGCTCGGCACCGAGCTCGCCCGAGGCAGGCGGGAGCGCCGCCGCGCGGAGGCCGCACCGACAGCGATCACTGCCGCACCGACGGCGATCACGAAAACCGAGGAAGCAGCATGA
- a CDS encoding SRPBCC family protein: MTEKDLTESLDAQLSGTERSVGERGSAHTAVLRRTYDADVADVWEAITTPERIARWFLPVTGDLRLGGRYQIEGNAGGEIVRCEPPHLLTVTWIFGDTHAEGDVNEVEVRLSATDDGRTLLELEHAATVDPGMWSMFGPGAVGVGWDLTLLGLDLFLGGGAIDDAKKPEWIATPEARDFMARSSAAWGAAFAASGADPDQVAAAVEATTKFYAPDAPPAE, translated from the coding sequence ATGACGGAGAAAGACCTGACCGAGTCCCTCGACGCCCAGCTCAGCGGTACCGAGCGCAGTGTCGGCGAGCGGGGATCGGCGCACACGGCGGTGCTCCGGCGGACCTACGACGCCGATGTCGCCGACGTCTGGGAGGCGATCACCACCCCGGAGCGCATCGCCCGCTGGTTCCTGCCGGTCACGGGTGACCTGCGCCTGGGCGGTCGATACCAGATCGAGGGCAACGCGGGCGGCGAGATCGTCCGCTGCGAACCGCCGCACCTGCTCACCGTGACCTGGATCTTCGGCGACACCCACGCCGAGGGCGATGTCAACGAGGTCGAGGTGCGCCTGAGCGCCACCGACGACGGGCGGACCCTGCTGGAGCTGGAGCACGCCGCGACGGTCGACCCCGGCATGTGGAGCATGTTCGGACCGGGTGCGGTCGGCGTCGGCTGGGACCTCACCCTGCTCGGCCTCGACCTCTTCCTGGGCGGCGGCGCCATCGACGACGCGAAGAAGCCGGAGTGGATCGCCACGCCCGAGGCCCGCGACTTCATGGCCCGCAGCAGCGCCGCCTGGGGTGCGGCGTTCGCCGCGTCGGGCGCCGATCCCGACCAGGTGGCGGCGGCGGTCGAGGCGACCACGAAGTTCTACGCCCCCGACGCTCCTCCCGCGGAGTAA
- a CDS encoding patatin-like phospholipase family protein, whose amino-acid sequence MTRRALVLGGGGVTGVAWELGLIAGLAEAGLDLRTADRFIGTSAGSVVAAQITSDADLTELYQQQLAGPGAELTAKIGANFYATIAWALLTHRDGESFRRRIGAMALAAKTLPEAERREVIAARLPSDEWPEAELLITTVRTDTGEFVVWDRESGVGLIDAVGASCAVPGVWAPVTVAGVRYMDGGMRSTTNADLAEGCERIVVIAPTVVGGGGAMPKLSDHVAALRERAEVVVVVSPDAAAKAAIGRNVLDPAHRAPAARAGHAQAASVLAEIRAVWQL is encoded by the coding sequence ATGACGCGCAGGGCCCTCGTACTCGGCGGCGGCGGGGTGACCGGCGTCGCCTGGGAGCTCGGCCTCATCGCCGGTCTCGCCGAGGCAGGCCTCGACCTGCGGACGGCCGACCGCTTCATCGGCACCTCCGCCGGCTCGGTCGTCGCCGCCCAGATCACCTCGGACGCGGACCTCACCGAGCTCTACCAGCAGCAGCTCGCCGGGCCGGGAGCCGAGCTGACCGCGAAGATCGGGGCGAACTTCTACGCCACGATCGCCTGGGCGCTGCTGACCCACCGGGACGGCGAGTCCTTCCGGCGCCGGATCGGTGCGATGGCGCTGGCCGCGAAGACCCTGCCCGAGGCGGAACGCCGCGAGGTCATCGCCGCCCGGCTGCCCTCCGACGAGTGGCCCGAGGCGGAGCTGCTGATCACGACCGTCCGCACCGACACGGGCGAGTTCGTCGTCTGGGACCGCGAGAGCGGCGTCGGCCTCATCGACGCCGTCGGCGCGAGCTGTGCCGTGCCCGGTGTCTGGGCACCGGTGACCGTCGCCGGGGTGCGATACATGGACGGCGGGATGCGCTCCACCACCAACGCCGACCTCGCCGAGGGGTGCGAGCGGATCGTCGTCATCGCGCCGACGGTGGTCGGCGGCGGTGGCGCGATGCCCAAACTCAGCGACCACGTCGCCGCGCTGCGCGAGCGCGCCGAGGTGGTGGTGGTGGTCTCCCCCGACGCGGCGGCGAAGGCGGCGATCGGCCGCAACGTCCTCGACCCCGCCCACCGGGCCCCCGCCGCGCGCGCCGGCCACGCCCAGGCCGCGAGTGTCCTGGCCGAGATCCGCGCGGTCTGGCAGCTCTGA
- a CDS encoding mechanosensitive ion channel family protein has protein sequence MQTMPWTIIAALGAMTLALLLVEVVHRVVRRLGRRSVVLAGLASHAHRPFQVFSVVLALRTVIHVSRISFDLREGVLHALGIALIGAGAWLLAAVLLAMEDAAEARFRIDVPDNRHARRIRTQVVMLRRVTIAAVVVVALGLALMTFPQVRTIGASLLASAGVIGIVAALAAQSVLGNVIAGLQLAFSDAIRLDDVVVVEGEWCRVEEITLSHVVLQIWDDRRLILPTSYFTTKPYQNWTRTRSEVLGSVEFDVDWAAPVPAMRAELSRVVEASELWDGRVCVLQVTDAVGGVVRLRALVSAADAPSLWDLRCRVREAMIAWVRDERPDALPRRRAELSQSTARAPWTWTRTPSTADGRHSRSEGNTHLFSGSEDGDARGSAFTGPEHPEPTLQELTLREQDALDEVDPIPAR, from the coding sequence GTGCAGACCATGCCATGGACGATCATCGCGGCACTGGGCGCGATGACGCTGGCGCTGCTGCTGGTGGAGGTGGTGCACCGGGTGGTGCGGCGCCTGGGCAGGCGGTCGGTGGTGCTCGCCGGGTTGGCCTCGCACGCGCACCGCCCGTTCCAGGTCTTCAGCGTGGTGCTCGCCCTGCGTACCGTGATCCACGTCTCCCGCATCAGCTTCGACCTGCGCGAGGGCGTGCTGCACGCGCTGGGGATCGCCCTGATCGGCGCGGGTGCCTGGCTGCTCGCCGCGGTGCTGCTCGCGATGGAGGACGCCGCCGAGGCGCGCTTCCGGATCGACGTGCCCGACAACCGGCACGCCCGCCGCATCCGCACCCAGGTCGTCATGCTGCGCCGGGTCACGATCGCCGCGGTCGTCGTCGTCGCGCTGGGCCTGGCCCTGATGACCTTCCCGCAGGTCCGCACCATCGGTGCCAGCCTGCTCGCCTCGGCCGGAGTCATCGGCATCGTGGCGGCACTCGCCGCGCAGAGCGTGCTCGGCAACGTCATCGCCGGGCTGCAGCTCGCCTTCAGCGACGCGATCCGGCTCGACGACGTGGTGGTGGTCGAGGGCGAGTGGTGCCGGGTCGAGGAGATCACCCTCAGCCACGTCGTCCTGCAGATCTGGGACGACCGGCGGCTCATCCTGCCCACCTCCTACTTCACCACCAAGCCCTACCAGAACTGGACGCGCACCCGCTCCGAGGTGCTCGGCAGTGTCGAGTTCGACGTGGACTGGGCGGCACCCGTCCCGGCGATGCGGGCCGAGTTGAGCCGGGTCGTCGAGGCGAGCGAGCTGTGGGACGGCCGCGTCTGCGTTCTGCAGGTCACCGACGCGGTCGGCGGTGTGGTCCGGCTCCGCGCCCTGGTCAGCGCGGCCGACGCGCCCTCCCTCTGGGACCTGCGCTGCCGGGTCCGCGAGGCGATGATCGCATGGGTACGCGACGAGCGCCCCGACGCACTCCCGCGCAGGCGTGCCGAGCTGAGCCAGAGCACCGCACGTGCGCCGTGGACCTGGACCCGTACACCCTCCACAGCGGACGGTCGGCACTCCCGGAGCGAGGGCAACACCCATCTCTTCAGCGGCAGCGAGGACGGCGACGCCCGTGGCAGCGCCTTCACCGGCCCCGAGCACCCCGAGCCGACCCTGCAGGAGTTGACCCTGCGCGAGCAGGACGCGCTCGACGAGGTCGACCCGATCCCCGCGCGCTGA
- a CDS encoding DUF6131 family protein encodes MIILGLVLFVLGLLLHVGILQTVGIVLLVIGAVLWLAGSLGRPVGRKHYW; translated from the coding sequence ATGATCATCCTTGGCCTCGTCCTGTTCGTGCTGGGTCTCCTGCTTCACGTCGGCATCCTGCAGACCGTGGGCATCGTCCTGCTGGTGATCGGCGCGGTGCTCTGGCTCGCCGGATCCCTCGGCCGTCCCGTCGGTCGCAAGCACTATTGGTGA
- a CDS encoding RNA polymerase sigma factor, with the protein MPESETAALLDRATKGDQQAWNALVDRYSGLVWSVARSYRLGSADAADVHQATWLRLVEHLGNIREPERLGAWLATTARREALAVLRRASRDLPVADLLTLEPRDAPRQDLDDDLLRHERDRGLWEAFGQLPGACQNVLRLLLLDPPPSYAEVSAALDIPIGSIGPTRARCLDQLRRRLTD; encoded by the coding sequence CTGCCGGAATCGGAGACCGCCGCCCTGCTCGATCGCGCCACCAAGGGCGACCAGCAGGCGTGGAACGCGCTGGTGGACCGCTACTCGGGTCTCGTCTGGTCGGTCGCGCGCAGCTACCGGCTCGGCTCGGCCGACGCCGCCGACGTGCACCAGGCGACCTGGCTGCGCCTCGTCGAGCACCTCGGCAACATCCGCGAGCCGGAGCGCCTCGGCGCGTGGCTCGCCACCACGGCCCGGCGGGAGGCGCTGGCCGTGCTGCGCCGGGCCAGCCGGGACCTGCCGGTCGCCGACCTCCTCACCCTGGAGCCGCGCGACGCGCCCCGGCAGGACCTCGACGACGACCTGCTGCGGCATGAGCGCGACCGCGGCCTGTGGGAGGCGTTCGGCCAGCTCCCCGGCGCCTGCCAGAACGTGCTGCGGCTGCTCCTGCTCGACCCGCCGCCCAGCTATGCCGAGGTCAGCGCGGCCTTGGACATCCCTATCGGCAGCATCGGACCGACCCGCGCTCGTTGCCTTGATCAACTGCGACGGAGGCTGACGGACTGA